Below is a window of Streptomyces sp. ITFR-16 DNA.
AGTCGGTCAACTCGGTCAACTTCCTTGATAGGCAGGAGATTCGGCAGCTGCCTGCCCCACCATGGGGAGCGCGAAGTGGTCGACGAACCCCTGGGACGCGAGGTGGTCGCACGTGGCACAGCAGGCAGGGGGACCGAACGCCGTGCTGTCGGGCTGCCTCGACGAACTCGGATGGAGCCCCAAGGCGCTTGCTCGCAAGCTCAACCGGGTGTTCGGAGCGGGCACCGTCGCTGAGTCGGCGCCGTACCACTGGAGGGACGGCGGTTCCCTTCCGCGTTCGCCGTTGCCGATGATGGCTGCCTACGTGCTCTCCCAGGAACTGGGCAGAGCCATCTCGGTGGCCGAACTGTGGCAAGGCCGCGCGGGCGACTCCTCGGCTCTCGTCCCTGCGGACACGGATCTCGCACGGCCCTGGACCGTGCAGGGCATGGAGGCGATCGTGGAAGACTGGGTGATGGGAGGGCTCGTCGACCGACGTCGATTCCTTGCGATCTCGGGCGCGGGGCTACTCGCGATCGTCGCCCAGTACCTTGACGGAACGGCAGGCCGAGGCCAGTACGCGCCCCGGATAGCTCCGTCGAACGGCGCCGATCCGCTTGTCGACCAGGTTGAGCAGCACCTGCCCATGCTCCAGTTGCTTGATGACGAGCACGGAGGAGCGCGACATCTCCCTTACGTAGGTGCTCAGTTCCGTGCGGTGGGACTACTCATTCACGATGGTGGTCACTCGCCCGTCGTGACAAGCAGGCTTATCCGCGCGCTCGCGGAGATCGGCCAGCTGGCCGGCTGGATGGCCTTCGACGCCGCCGATCACGGCCTGGCACAGCGCTACTTCGCCACGGCACTGCGAGCCGCGCATCAGGCCAACGACCTTCCTTTGTGCGCCCATATCCTCGGCGACCTCTCCTTCCAGGCAGCGAGCCGAGGACACCCAGCGGACGCAATCGCCCTCGGCGAGGCTGCCCGCCGCGCCAGCGAAGCCGCTCCGCCCGCCGCCCGGGCATCCGTCCTTTCCCGGCTCGCCTATGCGTATGCCGCCGCCGGCCGTGACAACGACTTCGCGCACACCCGCGGCTCTGCCCGAGAACTGATCGCAAGTCGTGACGGCAGCCAGGAAGAGCCCCGGTGGATGTACTTCCTGACCGACAACCACCTGGACTGCCAGGCCGGCTACGGCTTCATCCAGATGGGGCGCGCGCGGCAGAAGGCCGACGGCAGCACGAAGGCCCGACGATTCCTCGCGCAGGGGACCGAGATGCTCCGGTCCGGGGCATACGACGTTCCGCGTGGCGATCCCAGCCAACGGAGGGCCATGTTCGAAGGTGCCTGGCTGGCCTTGGGGCACAGCGCTCACGGAGACCTGGAGGCGGCCTGCGAGATCGGACAGATCGCGGCTGACCGCCTTGGCGTCGTGTGTTCACCGAGGAGCGCCGCCCTACTGCACCAGCTTGCCGCGGACCTCCGCCGCCGCCAGCGCAACCCGCATGTCCGCAGCTTCCTGCCGGTCCTCGAAGACGCCCTCGCCCGACATGCTCCATCCTCGCCACCCGGCCGTTAATGTCGAGATCATGAACGCAGGGGAGCGCGTTGTCGTTGTCGGGGCTGGGGTGGCAGGACTGACCTCCGCCGTCGTTCTCGCCGAGGCCGGGGCCTTGGTGCGAGTGATCGCCGAGCAGGTGCCCGGTGCCACCTCGCTGGCCGCCGGAGCGATGTGGGGCCCGTACCTGGTAGAGCCGAAGGACAAGGTCGACCGGTGGGGGCAGCGGTCCCTGGAGGTATTCCGGGAGCTGGCCGAGGACCGGGCCACAGGTGTCCGGCTCACCAGCGGCATCGAGGCATCGCGTACGGCCGAGTCTCCACCGGACTGGGCTACGACCCTGCCGGGATTCCGGCCGTGCGAGCCGACCGAGCTTCCGACCGGGTTCACCGCCGGGTACCGGTTCACAGTGCCTCTGATCGACATGCCCGCATATCTCGACTACCTCCTGCGCCGGCTGCATGCAGCGGGCGGGACGGTTGAGCAGCGATGTCTGGCCTCGTTCGCGGACGTCGGTCCGGCCACCGTGATCGTCAACTGCACGGGCATGGGGGCCCGCGGCCTGGTCCTGGATCCGGAACTGCGGCCGATTCGCGGCCAGCACGTAGTCGTCACCAACCCGGGGCTCACCGAGTTCTTTTCCGAGGACACCGGTACGTCACCGGATCTGTTGTGCTTCTACCCGCATGGAGAGACCGTCGTCCTGGGCGGCACAGCCATCGACGGCGAAGGCAGCCTCGCCCCAGACGGCAAGGCGGCGGCTGGCATTCTCGCTCGATGCGTCAAGGTCGAACCCCGCCTCGCCCGTGCGCGTGTCCTGGAGCACCGGATCGGCGCTCGGCCGACCCGTTCTACGGTCCGCGTGGAGGCGGAGCGGGGGGAGGGCGATGCGCTGGTCGTGCACAACTACGGTCACGGGGGTGCCGGTGTCACTCTGTCGTGGGGGTGCGCCGAGGAGGTTCGGGATTTGCTTGCTCCGAAGTGACTCTGGATCTGCGGCCGCCATATCACTCGCTTCGTGCGGCCACCTTGGAGGGACGACGTGACTCAACTGAATGCGAGGCAGCGACCGGGCATTGCCGCGGCGATCGTCGTTCATGAGGGGCGGGTCCTCATGGTGCGTCGTCGGGTCAATGAGGGACAGCTGTCCTGGCAGTTCCCTGCCGGTGAGGTTGAGCCCGGAGAGACACGCGAGGGCGCCGCTGTGCGCGAAACCCGGGAGGAGACTGGCCTGACCGTCTCCGCAGCGAAGCTGCTCGGCGAGCGGGTCCACCCGAAGACGGGTCGGCTGATGTCATACACAGCCTGCGACGTGCTGAGCGGTACTGCCTACGTCGCAGACACCGAGGAGCTGGCCGAGCTCGCGTGGGTGGCCCATGGCGAGATCGTGCAGTACGTACCGTATGGGCTGTTCGAGCCCGTACAGGCTTACCTCGACGCAGCACTGCTGTAAAGGGTTGGCGCGCGGGCCCGGAAGCTGGTCGTATACGCGTCATGAGCCGTCTGAGAGAGTCCGTTACCAGTGTCATGCACATCCTCGATGGAGCGGACCTGGGCGCGGACTATGCGGTCTCGCAGTTGCTCGACGAGACAACCGCCCGGCGCTCCCTGGATCTCTCCGACCTCTCCCCCCAGGAGCAAGCCGCGCTGGTAGAGGGGCGCGCCATCAACCTGATCCCCTCGGCTGCGGTACTCGCCGAGAAGATCGAAGCCGCGCGGTCTGAGGGGCGCCAGTTCGTCATCAAGTACGGCATCGACCCGACCTCGCCCGACGTCCACCTCGGCCATGCGGTGCCGATCATCATCGCCAGCCGGTTGCAGCGCATGGGTCACCACGTCGTCTTCATCATCGGCGACGTGACGGCGAAGATCGGTGACCCCTCGGGACGCTCCTCGGAACGACCGGCTCTCACCGACGAGGACATCGCCCGCAACCTGAGCACGTACCAGCAGCAGGTCACACCGTTCATCGACTTTGAGCGTGCCGACCTGCGCTTCAACGGTGAGTGGCTCAACAAGGTAAGTCTCCCGCAGCTCGTCGAGATCCTCGCCCGAGTGCCCGTCTCCATGTCGTTGCAGCGTGAGGACTTCCGCACGCGGCTCGCAGAGGGGCAGGGCCTGTCCATCGCCGAGTTCGTCTACTCCGTCGTCATGGCGATGGACTCGGTCGCCATCACTGCCGACGTTGAACTGGGTGGAGTCGACCAGCTGCTGAATCTGCAGATGTGCCGCAAGGTCATGGAGATCTCGGAGCAGACGCCCGAGGTCGTCATCACCACTCCGCTCATCGAAGGGACCGACGGCACGGGCTCCAAGATGAGCAAGAGTAAGGGCAACTACGTGGGCCTGACAGCAACGCCCGATGACGTCTACGGCCGGCTGATGTCCATCCCCGACCACCTGACCGAGCCGTACCTTCAGCTCCTCACCGAGTGGACGGACGACGAGATCCGCGTGGTGACCAAGCGCCTGGAGGACGGGACCGCTCACCCGATGGCCGTCAAGCGGATCCTCGCCGGAGAGGTGGTAGCCGCCCTGCACGGCCCGCATGTCGCGGCCGCCGCCCGCGCGGAGTTCACAGCTCGCTTCTCAAAGCGGTCCTTCGGGGACACCCAGAACCTCCCCGTTGTCTCCCTGAAGGAGCACTCCGAGGACACCCTCGGGGCCCTGATCAGCCGCACGCTGGACTTCGCCCCCAGCATCTCCGCCGTGCGCCGTGTGGCTCAGCAGAAGGGCCTGCGTCTTATCCGTGAGGCAGACGGAGAGCAGCAGACCACCCAGCTCACGGAGGCGTCCGTCCAGCAGGCGCTCGGCGCAGTGGTGAGCGAGGTTGGGGCACTCGACGGCGCCGCGCTGTACCTCAAGGTGGGTCGCAAGGTGGCTCGCATCGAAGCCTGAGATTCAAACCAGGCGCCGGCCCACATCGGCGGGTCGGCGCCGTTCTGCTTGGTCTCTGTGCGACGCGGTGCAGCCGAGTTGTACGTGCACGATGCGCGACTCCTCCAAAGCGGGCCTACCACCCAACGACGACCTCGTTCATGGCGTTCCACCGCGTTTGTACCCGACCCACAACCGCCCGCCGGCCTGCTCCAGCACCTCGTCCACGGCTGCCACGAGGGACTCAATCCGCCCCTCCAATACTTCACGCAGGCCATCGTGCAGCCGCATGCTGAGCCCCGGCGCTGTGGTCTCAAGACGGCGTGCGAGCCACTTGCCGCCTCCGTTCCAGGATCCGCCGAAAGCCAGCGCCAACTCGCCGGTTCGCCTGACAAGTTCGGTGCCTATGAACAGCCGTTCGCTCTGGTCGGTGCTCCCCGCGAGGTCGTCGAGGAGGTCGGTGATCGCGTAGCGGCAGCCATCGATCTCTTCGGTCGACACCTTGGGCGGTCCCGCCGCGGTCAGCTTCCGGGCCTCAGCGGCGATGTAGGCGCCGACTCCGTCGTGGTCGAAGAGCAGGATCCCGTCGGCGCACATCCAGAGCAGCGGTGATCTGCGCTTTCGTACTTCTCGTTCGACGAATGCGTGCCATGTTGCCTCGGTGTGCACGAACATCTCCACGGGCCACTCACCGTGCTGGACGCTTGCCCGGTACGGGGCTGGGGGTCCATGGAGGAGCACCACGATGTCGAGGTCGGACATCGCCGTGCGGCGGTCCGTTACGACGCTGCCTCCGAGGAAGGCGGCCCGGGCGTCGGGGTGGTGCTCCTTGATAACGGCACGTGCGGCGTCGATCGCATCCATGCAGCAACTATTCAGCACTCTGTCTGTCGTGCGCACCGGGTTTCTATGGGGATACGGCAGAGCTGTCCCCAGGGGGAATGCTGCTCCATCTGGCATGTCTCCAGGCCAGTGGGCCCGTGTCTGCGGGCGAGAAGTCGGCGAATGGTCTCAGGGTCGTGGCCTTGGCCTCCGTCTGCGCTGATATTGACGCGGGACGGGGTTGACGGCCCCTACGCGGCGCCTCCGGCGACGTACGAGCGCCGCCCGTGGCCTAGTTCGCCGGGGGCAGACAGGAAAGAGTCACGAAAGACTGGCCAGCGAGTGCAGAGGGATGTCAACGTAGACGACCTGCCAGAACCCCAGGTCAGAGCGCTGGTCGGCGCGCCTGTGGCTCCCCTGGCCGCAGCTTCTCCACTCGTCTATCTGCTGGAGGCGCGACGCCGACAGCGGGGTCGGGCGCCTGCCGCCCGAGGTCGCCGTCGCCATGAACCGGCAGGCTCCCGTCCAGGCGCTGCCGCGCCGCGTTGCCGGCGCCCAGTACACCCGAACCCGGCTCTTGGAGGCACTCCTGAATCCGCGCTACCCGTTCGATCCCTCTTTCGCGGCTGGCGCTCTTCCCGCGTACTGGGTCAGCCCCCGACACCTGGCTGGCGATGACGGTCGTCTCTGCGATGTCGTCGCGGACAGCCTCGCAGGTCTGGGCTGGACGAGTCTGACAGCCGTGCGAGGACGGCGAGACTTCGATGAGCTGGGAGATCACCACGTGGTGCGCAGCACCGTCCTGCACATCAGTCCCGACGCTCTTCGGTGGGCACAGTGGGTGCTGGCGGACGAGCCGTTTCACCTCGGTGGCCTGCCGGTCGCGTGGCAGGTCTCGGCCCGCTCGGACACCACCAGTTCGCTCGCGGACTGGTCCGCCTACTTCACCCCAGGCGTACCGGGAGAGGCCATCACCGAGTTCCTCCTGGCGCTCGACCAATGCAGCCAGCCCACCACCTTGTACGACGGTCCCGAACTGGTCCTCGCTACGGCCGCCGGGAACGGTTGGCTCCGGGACGCCGACCAGCCCCACGCGGCGGCGATGCACCCCACCTTCACCGCCCGCCTCAGCCTCGGCGAGGTGCCGCCCCTCATTCAGGATGCCGACCCCAGCGCCCTGACCGCCGAGGGGGACGGGCAGGTGGCGATGGGCTGGCAGGCGTGGGCTGAGCCTGCAATGGGGGCTCCGTACCTGTGGGCCGCCTCATTCAGCGCGAGCGTGCCGCACCGTTTGGTCGCCGCGTTCGCCTTCTCGCTCAGCTCCACGGCACCGGTACTGCGCCGGGTGCTGCCGGAAAGTACGCGGGACCAGATCCTGTGTGCTCCCGCCAACTGAGAAGCGCCCCACTCCGCGTAACGAAGCCGGGCCTCCCGTCTGGGAGGCCCGGCTTTGTGGTGCTCTAGCAGGTTTTATGTGTAGCGGACCTGTGGTTGCTGGGGCGGAACCGTGTCAGCACTGGGGGCCATACCCCACTTGTTGGCACCGCTGAGCGACGGTGCCTATCTGATCTCTCGTCGCTCCGATCGCTGAGGCTGGCAGACACGCCGGCCAGGCCGATTCCTCGCCCTGGTCGAACAACGACGCGGCCCTTCGTCAGAAGGTGTTGGCGGTGAAGGGGCGCGGGGGTGTGGCTACGAGGCCGAGCAGGCGGTTGAACTCCGTCCGGTCCTCTTCGCTCATGAGCTCGTGGGCGTTGCCGAGGTTCTTCACGGTGAGCTGCTGCATGAACGGGGCGAGGAGGCGCTGCAGTGCTTCCGGGGCGTCAGCCCATGCCTGCCGGTGCTTCACGAAGCGCTTGAACTGCGCGTCGAAATCGAGGAACTCGCTGCGAGTCGCTGTGAGGACATGAGCCTGTTCCTCCTTGCTGAACGGCCGTCCATCGCGATGGCTCCACGTGTTGGTGTCGGCTCGGTACTTGAAGTCCGCGTCGGCGAGGAGGGCGATGATGTCGGGTCGGGATGAGGTTGCGGTCATACGGGTGTGACGCTCCTTGTGGGATTGGATGGGGAGCATCAATCGTCTGGAGAATCGCCGGTTGGGCTAACCGGCGATCGTCGGCTATGTTGCGCCCGATTCCCCGGGTCAGTGCCTGCGGCTGGAGTGGTTCGACGCCTGAGCCGCGGACGGTGTGGCGGAGGCCGGTGTCGGGATGTGCCGGCCGTCTCGGGCGCCTGCGGTCTGGAGGCTTTCGGGTGCCGCTGCGGGCAGGTGGGCGCTGCGGCGTAGGCGCCAGACGAGGACATCGCTGATGGAGTCGGCGCTGCGGAGCTCGCGTCGCCGGGCGGCGTCGGCGAGCAGTGCGCCGGGGTCGTGGCCCGCTTGGCGGGCGTCGGTGAGGGTGGCAGCCAGGGCGGGCCAGCCGGGCTCGGCCTGGATCCGTTCGGCGAGCTCTGGCAGTGCCTGGTGCAGGAGATCGGCTTGCCGCTCTCGAATACGCGGTGCCATCCGCTGGCCTCGCTGGCGGAGGGCGGCGATGGGGTGGGCCGCAGCAGCCTGGTAGGCGGTGCGTAGGTGTTCGGCGGCTTGCTGGGCTGCGGCTGCCTGCTGGCTGTGGTGCCTTTTGGCGTGCCAGTTCGCTGCGGCGATGGCGAGGAAGATGGCCATGTCGATGACCATCGCCGTGGTGGCTCCGTCTTCGCCGCGGCCGAGTGCGGGGCCACTGTGGACGAGATCGTGTGCGGCCTGCCGCAGAGCGTGGTCATGCCCGCGTACGGCGCGGACATGGGAGCGGCCGGCCCGCTCGAATGCGTTGGCCGCCTCCCGCAGTTCCGCACGGGTGTGCGCGGCAGAGGTCTTGGCGAGCGCGTCCAGGACCTCACCCGCTGCGGCGATCTGTGCTGCCGTCATGCCGTCGTCGCCGTGGTCGATGATCAGTAGGGCCTGCCAGCTGGCGGCCGACGCCCGGCGCCGAGCGAACGCGGGATGGGTCACCTGCGGCAGGGTGGGCTGCACCGGCTCGGAGCCGCTGGAACCGGCCTCGGAGACCGCCTCTGCTTGGAGGGACCAGCGTTCGCGGATGCGGGGCAGGGACAGGTCGGGTGCGAGGGTGGAGCCGGCGTAGAAGACCGGATCGTCGTCCTTGTTGCGGTCACCGGGCAGCGCGACCTTGTAGCCGAGCAGGTCGCCCGAGGGTGCGGTCCGCTTGCGGATCAGAAGGCCGTCGGCGGCCAGACGGTCGAAGAACTCATCTGTGGATGCGGCGCCGGCCGATGCGCCGCGCACGGTTTCGCGCAGTTCCTCCCGCACCGTGCGTTCTCGCCCTTGGCGTTCGGCTTTGTGGCGCTCGGCGCTGGTGGGGCGTTTGGCCGCGGTGCCGTCGCCGGGGGTCACGCGGTGCAGGTCGTAGTCGGCTTCGATGCGGCGGGCTTCGGCCTGGGCGCGTTGGCCGGAGCGGTGGTGGTCGGGACGGCGGCCGTTCTCGCGTACGAGGGTGGCGATGACGTGGATGTGGTCGTCGGCGTGGCGGACGGCGGCCCACCGGCACCCGGCGTCGTCTGGGCCGCCGGAGTCTATGCCGGTGGCGGCCACGATGCGGCGGGCGATGGCGCCCCACTCCTCGTCCCTCAGGATGCGGTCGGTGCGTGCTGCGCGGACGGAGCAGTGCCACACGTGCTGGTCGGGCCGCTGGTCTGCGTCGAGGAGGTGCAGCGGCTGGTCGAGAAGCCGCTGGAGGTCTTCCTTCGTCGCGGAGGGGTCGCGGCCGGGGTCAGGCGCCATGTCGTCGAAGGAAGCGACCAGGTGCGGGTCGACGTGCTCTTCGCGGGTGCCCTTGCCGTAGAGGTAGTTGAGCAGGCCGCGGGTGCTGCTGCCTTGCTTGTGGATGCGGGGGATCAAGCGGCCTCGTCTAGCTGTCGGTTGTTGATCCGCTCAACGGCCGCCCTGGTGGCGGTGGCCGCGCGGCGGACGTAGGTGAGGGTTTCCTCGATGCGGGCGCTGTCGATGTCGCCGCCCGAGTTGAGTGTCTTGGTCATCTGGTTGAGGTTGCTGCCGGCCCAGCCGAGCTTGCGGCTGGTGGCGAAGAGCTCGGTGAGCACGTCGTGGTCGGCGGCGATGGTTGCGGCGGTGCGGGTCTGGTCGCGGGCGGCGGCCAGGGCGGAGTGGGCGAGGAATCCGGCGATACTCATGCCGACGGCATCGGCGCCGGCCTGGATGAGAGCGCGTTCGCGTTCGTTGAGTCGGACGCTGTGGGCGGGGCGCTGCTTCTTGTCGCGCGGGCGGGATTTGCCCTTGGTCAGGCGCGTGTGGCCGGCCGTACGTGGCTGCGAACCGCCCTCGGTCGCAGCCTTCCCGTCCGGCGCCCCCTGGCGCTGGTCGGGCCCCGCCACCCCTGGGGCGGGGTCGGGTTCGGACGCTCCCCCTGCGGGGGAGTGTCCGAACCTCCAACTTGCTCCGCTTTGGGCTGGCGTGGCTTGGGGCGCGTTCTGATGCTCTGGGCTGTGGGTGCACGAATCCTGCATGGAGAGCAGCTCCTGGTTGAGGGGAGAGGGCAGCGGACAAGGTCGACGTACGGGCAGCGTCCCCAACGCCCGCTGGTTCGAGCGGTGAGTCGCGAGGGAGGGCCGTGCGTGCCTGGTCAAGCGGTGCCAATGGGGCGGGGCCGTGGGACCAGACGGGGTGCTGGTCCCACGGCCTCCGTTCGGCGTTCAGGGCTGACCGGATATCCGGTCAGCCCGTGGGGACGGCGGTCTCGCAACCCTGCTCTGCGGCCAGGAGGGCCTTGAGTTCGGTGAGCCTGTCCTCGGAGATGGGGAGTTCGGCCTCACGGATGGCGTTCCGTAGCACGGCGCGGGTGGCTGTTCCGTGCATGGCGATGGCCGCGCGGCCGATCGCCAGGAGTTCGTCCATCTCGGCACCGGGAGGACGTCCGTAGCGTTGCGCCGCAGGGACGCCGTCCTCGTGGGACGGCTCGGTGGTCTCGCGGGTGGGGACCGAATCGTGCAGGGGAAGTTGGTTCTGCACGGATCGAGGAGGCAGGGACTCAAGACGAAGGTTGGAGTCGGCGTGCTCCCCGGCTTCCTCGCTCGTCAAGTCGAAACCTGCACCCGATCGGCTGCGCGGCGGAGTCGTCTCGACATGGCGCATGGCGCCTTCGTTCGGAGGGAAGGCGTTCCAAGGCGATGGCAGTTCGATCGTGGCCAGAGCTGTCGCGTGACGGCGGACGGCAAGCTGGTGCAGCAGCACTTCGCGCTGGCGCTGGTCGATTCCCACAGACGCTTGGGCGACGGCGCGGGAAAGCCGTCGCGCGGTTCGCCGGCCTCGCCAGCCGGCGCGCTGCTTCGGGGTTCGCTCCGCAAGGTGCGCGGCCAGGGCGACGGCCCTGCGGGTGGCACGGTCGCGGCTGATCTGCGCTGCGTCACGATCGTGTTCGGCGACCCCCAGGCGCGAGAGGCCGCGTTCGCGTACTTCGCGACCTATCCGGGCGAGGAGGCTGTGGGAGGCAGCCTCGGGCGTGCGGATGCGTAGTTCGATGCCCATGGCCTGATGCCACAGCAGTGCGGCCATGACCGGTCCCACGAAGGCCCGCACCGTGCCGCCGACCACACCCGACTCGGCGTACGCGGGGATCACCTGTACAGCGGTGATCACCCAGGTCAGGCCGCCGGGCAGGCCGGGTGCTTGCTTGGGGCCGTGCAGGTTCTGCCGCGCCAGCAGGGCCGTGGCGAAGAGAGCGAGTTCCGCGGCGGCGAACATCGCGGTGCGCTCGGTCGTGCCGCTCATGTCGAGGTAGTCGGCGGCGAACCTCCAGCTGGTGTCGGCGCTGTAGGCGGTACATCCGACCGCGGCCAGTGCGGCGACCCTGACCGCGGGCGTTCCAGGCTGTCGCTTGGCGTGGTTTCGGGGAGCGCGTCGGTAGATCAGACAGCTGACCAGCAGCACCGTGCAGGTGGCCAGGAGAGCGGCGAGCGCGATAGGTATCGCGTTCCAGTGCCCGAGTGCGGGCATGGCAAGTTCCGTCATGCAGGGGTCTCCAAAGGGCCCGCCGCGCCGTGTGGGCAGGCGTGGGCGCGGACGAGCGGTGTGGTGAAGGTGAGCTGGTGCGGGGCGGCGCCGTGCGGTCAGGCGGAGAGCTGGCGTCTGCGGTCGGCGCCGGTGAGGACGACGGTGCTGGTCATCTCGGCGAGACGGGAGGCGACGCGGTCGCCGACGGCGTCGCGGAGCGCGGCGGTCGGTAGATTGGTCGTGAGGAGGGTGGGGAGCAGGTCGGTGTAGCGGCGGTTGATCAGCCGGTACGTGATCTCCTCGGTCCACTCCGACTGCTTGGCTGCGCCGAGGTCGTCCAGGATCAGCAGCGGGCAGGTGCTGAGGGCGGCGAGGTCGCGCTCGGCGTCGTGGCCGGGGCGTGGGCGCAAGCGGGCGTACAGGTCGGCTGTGGTGGCTGCCTCCCACCGCAGCCGTACCCCGGCGGTCAGCAGCGAGCGCACCGCGCCGTACGCCTGGTGCGTCTTGCCGGTGCCGGTGGGCCCGGCGATCAGAAGGGACGGTCCCAGTGCGATACCCCGGGTGCCGCTCGGTCCGGGCCGTGCGGCGAGCGCCACCTCGTCGACCCAGGCGGCAACCTGCTGGTGGCCGGCGAGCGCGTGGCGGTAACGGGGCGGGATGCGGGCCGCAGCCAGTTCCAGCGCGGTCACCCGTTCCGAAGGGGCCTCGGCAGGTGACGTAGTGGGATCGATGCCCCGTTCGGCGAGGATGGTGCCGAGGCGGGCGGCGAGGGTGTTCATGCGCTGCGGCTCGCGACTGGTGGTGGCTGTGGTCACAGCTGACCCCCGTAGGCCGCCTCGACGTCAGCGGGCGCCGGGTTGGTCCATGCTCGGTGCGGGGCGGCAGCTGCCCGTGGAGCGTTCATGGCCTCGTCGACCAGGCTCGGCAGCAGCCCAGCGGACAGCCCCTTGGTACGCATGCGGTCCATCCCGGCCCTGATGTGGTCGGGGGACAACCCCTCGCCGAGCAGTTTGCTGACCACCTTGCCGAGGCGGCCGAGGACGTCGCTGGGCGGGCGGTGTTGGCATGCGGCGACGTGCTCGGCGACCAGGTCCTTGGCCGAGACCGAACCCGAGACGGCAGGGGGCGTGGGGGCGCTTGCGCTCCCCACCGGAGGTGATCCTAGATCCAGGATCCTAGGTCCTAGATCCGGACCCTGAGTCCTCACCGCAGTCTCCCAGCGTTGTGGTGAGGGCTCACTGAAATTGCTCTGACCTGCGGTTTTCCGGTTCACGGAGGGCTCGCTGTATCCGCGTGACGCATCAGGGCGTCCACCGTGAGGGCTCACGGCCTGTTCATGGAGGGCTCCGTGAACAGGCGAGGCCGCCTCGTCCGACCGGCTGCCCTGGTGGCGCGGGCAGGCCGGGCAGCGGCTGCCGCTGGGCCGGTTGATCTTCTGGTGACGGGCCCAGGTGACGATGTGCAGGTACCGCTTGCCGTCGTCGCCTTCGTACCGGCAGATCAGTCCCGCACTGTCGAGCTGCGTGAGGTCGTCCTCGACCTCCAGCGGGCCGTGCTCGGGGCGCAGGGACCACAGGGCGCCGGCGATGACGGCGGCCTGGTCGCGGAAGCGACCGTGGTCGTCCGCCTGCGTAAGCAGGCCGAAGAAGGTCCGCTCGGCATGGACGCTCACCGCGGCGAGCGACTCGGAGATGAAGGCTTCCGGCTTGATGGTGCGTATCCGCGCCATGTCTATCGCCCCGCCTTCGTGGGCCGAGCGGGCGAGTTCGGCGACGGGGATGCGACTACGGCCACGAAGGCAGTAGCTTGTTGGGGCATGCACAGTTCCTCACCCGGTGGCGTTATGACCGCCACCGTCTTGATCGTTCAGGTACGGGCGATATCGGTAGGGACTTCTTGGCCCCCGGCGTTGGCCCGCCGGGGGCTTTTTCATGTGCTCGGAACCGCAGGGGTTTCCGGGCGCATGGCCAAGACAGCCACATCTTCCCCGCACAAGTCCAGCATTCCGCCGGGAAAGCAAACAGCTGTCGGCGAACGTGTCGTGCGCGGCTTCCTTAAAACGGTAGACCCGAATCGCCGGTTGACCAAGAAGTTGCATAAATCGGGCAGTTGGCCGGTGAACCGTGGTTGGCGCTGGTGAGCGCGCGATGCAATATGCCCACGTCGAGCACCACGTAGGTGCTACCAGCATGAGGGCATCAGGTGATTTGGTCATCCGCCAATTCCGGTCTATGTTGCGCCGCTCGCAAGGAGCCTGGGGACCAGATCTGACAAAAAAGATGCGCAACATAGCAGCACATCGCCGGTTACCTAAACCGGCAATGCAGAGCTACAACTGACCCATGCCAGAGAGCCCCTTGGGAATTGGTCCGGCCGGCGTGCTGACAGCCCGCGCCATTACCCGTGCCCGCACAGCGCGCGGATTCGCCCAGCGCCAGCTGGCCGAACGGGTCACCGCGCTCGGCCGGCCCATGACCATCACGATGCTGTCCCGCATCGAATGCAGACAGCGCCGCTGCGATG
It encodes the following:
- a CDS encoding relaxase/mobilization nuclease domain-containing protein — its product is MIPRIHKQGSSTRGLLNYLYGKGTREEHVDPHLVASFDDMAPDPGRDPSATKEDLQRLLDQPLHLLDADQRPDQHVWHCSVRAARTDRILRDEEWGAIARRIVAATGIDSGGPDDAGCRWAAVRHADDHIHVIATLVRENGRRPDHHRSGQRAQAEARRIEADYDLHRVTPGDGTAAKRPTSAERHKAERQGRERTVREELRETVRGASAGAASTDEFFDRLAADGLLIRKRTAPSGDLLGYKVALPGDRNKDDDPVFYAGSTLAPDLSLPRIRERWSLQAEAVSEAGSSGSEPVQPTLPQVTHPAFARRRASAASWQALLIIDHGDDGMTAAQIAAAGEVLDALAKTSAAHTRAELREAANAFERAGRSHVRAVRGHDHALRQAAHDLVHSGPALGRGEDGATTAMVIDMAIFLAIAAANWHAKRHHSQQAAAAQQAAEHLRTAYQAAAAHPIAALRQRGQRMAPRIRERQADLLHQALPELAERIQAEPGWPALAATLTDARQAGHDPGALLADAARRRELRSADSISDVLVWRLRRSAHLPAAAPESLQTAGARDGRHIPTPASATPSAAQASNHSSRRH
- a CDS encoding mobilization protein; this encodes MSIAGFLAHSALAAARDQTRTAATIAADHDVLTELFATSRKLGWAGSNLNQMTKTLNSGGDIDSARIEETLTYVRRAATATRAAVERINNRQLDEAA
- a CDS encoding ATP-binding protein, which encodes MTTATTSREPQRMNTLAARLGTILAERGIDPTTSPAEAPSERVTALELAAARIPPRYRHALAGHQQVAAWVDEVALAARPGPSGTRGIALGPSLLIAGPTGTGKTHQAYGAVRSLLTAGVRLRWEAATTADLYARLRPRPGHDAERDLAALSTCPLLILDDLGAAKQSEWTEEITYRLINRRYTDLLPTLLTTNLPTAALRDAVGDRVASRLAEMTSTVVLTGADRRRQLSA
- a CDS encoding helix-turn-helix domain-containing protein; translated protein: MPESPLGIGPAGVLTARAITRARTARGFAQRQLAERVTALGRPMTITMLSRIECRQRRCDVDDLVAIAAALGLSPLALLAETS